Sequence from the Sphingomonas koreensis genome:
CAGGAGCGGCCAGAAGCTGGAATCCATCCGGTGTGCGACGCTCCAGCCAAGCTTGGCAAGGCCCGACAGCAGAAGTAGCAGACCCATCAAAATCGTCAGCGCTCGCGCCCCGGCTACTGGGTGAAAAAGGATCGAAAGGCCGAGCGCCAGCGCCGCCGCGGCGACGAGCAGCGATGGCGCGCGGGCGTGCCAGTCGGGTTCGGAAAAACCACTGACGAACTGGATCGCACCCGAAAGCACCAAGGCTAGGGCGGCGAGCGTTACCGCCGCCATCGTCGTCGCGAGCGGGTTGAGGATCGCGAGCACGCCACAGAGCAGCGAAACGCCGCCCGCGAACCGCAGCATCGTCGAAACTACGGGCATAGGCTCACCA
This genomic interval carries:
- a CDS encoding DUF308 domain-containing protein, yielding MLRFAGGVSLLCGVLAILNPLATTMAAVTLAALALVLSGAIQFVSGFSEPDWHARAPSLLVAAAALALGLSILFHPVAGARALTILMGLLLLLSGLAKLGWSVAHRMDSSFWPLLISGLISLLLALLVYRHIASGRSAIIGIFLGVELMLNGLALLAVAALGRRFLSGARE